One Colias croceus chromosome 29, ilColCroc2.1 DNA segment encodes these proteins:
- the LOC123704263 gene encoding myb-like protein X: MVKREVANQLQKATHQNPETDNKNNAHDKDNQTKEKPKVENSRKEKPSSNSDDTKKNKEEPSNKSKPKRNTEKNDKKDKNSPAVKSSESNANNSDKPKNKNTSSNSNPETKSNKPAHKSPASSNEDKEKPSESNGPSNNNNTSVDVHAGTIYGNTVGKDHITNVFVFYNGNGTGNEGASNNKPANDNSNGNENRKADNSKEEKPSSEESNKKDNDSNEKMKPKSKSLPTDDNKNSPDENSTESNEKPNKKDKAEKPESNTEPIKEKEPKSDKSEADRKKPEARKEKPKESSESKKAAVPKKSKPTEEKKHSKPEESKSANGKKPSRPKESKPSTEKKPSKSKELKPVIEKKPSKYKESKPVRNLQNLKTKRNLHNLKNLKYLKKPASKRAESSPEPQK, from the coding sequence ATGGTCAAACGGGAAGTTGCTAATCAATTACAGAAAGCTACGCACCAAAATCCTGAAACTGATAATAAAAACAACGCTCACGACAAAGATAACCAGACAAAAGAAAAACCAAAAGTTGAAAACAGCAGAAAAGAAAAACCTTCAAGCAATTCTGATGACaccaagaaaaataaagaggAACCTTCAAACAAATCAAAACCAAAAAGGAACACTGagaaaaatgacaaaaaagaCAAGAACAGTCCAGCTGTAAAATCAAGCGAATCAAATGCAAATAATAGTGAtaaacctaaaaataaaaatacttccaGTAATTCAAACCCCGAAACGAAGAGCAACAAACCTGCACATAAGTCCCCTGCAAGTAGTAATGaagacaaagaaaaacctTCGGAATCAAATGGtccatcaaataataataacacctCAGTTGATGTACACGCTGGCACGATCTACGGAAACACAGTGGGCAAGGATCATATTACAAATGTATTTGTTTTCTATAATGGCAATGGTACTGGAAATGAAGGTGCAAGTAATAATAAACCCGCAAACGATAATTCAAACGGtaatgaaaatagaaaagCAGATAATTCTAAAGAAGAGAAACCATCTAGTGaagaatctaataaaaaagacaacgattctaatgaaaaaatgaagCCAAAATCAAAATCTTTACCTACTGATGACAATAAAAATTCACCAGATGAAAATTCTACAGAATCTAATgaaaaaccaaataaaaaagacaaagCAGAAAAACCTGAATCGAATACTGAACCAATTAAAGAAAAAGAGCCTAAAAGTGACAAGTCAGAAGCTGATAGGAAAAAACCTGAAGCACGGAAAGAAAAGCCGAAAGAATCTTCAGAATCTAAGAAAGCTGCGGTACCTAAAAAATCTAAACCAACGGAAGAAAAGAAGCATTCGAAACCTGAAGAATCAAAATCTGCTAATGGAAAAAAACCATCAAGACCTAAAGAATCAAAACCGTCGACAGAAAAGAAACCATCCAAATCTAAAGAATTGAAACCCGTTATAGAAAAGAAAccttcaaaatataaagaatcaAAACCAGTAAGAAACCTTCAAAATCTGAAGACGAAAAGAAATCTCCATAACCTAAAGAATCTAAAATACCTAAAGAAACCAGCAAGCAAAAGAGCAGAATCGTCTCCCGAACCTCAAAAGTGA
- the LOC123704261 gene encoding uncharacterized protein LOC123704261 — protein MSRFDYDTIFYRVFCATILGIAFTFTVILTNVFIDIDGLLSKKDDNSPHSTPNILEDKPMESNKNEIEYYNEEQNYVDDSDSYRAKRSIEPNDFVFQVKNPNMKKILTKKLATLLEEMDQEETAKGAVKPDEKETRRKKELDEAGNDNMLHLAMHNILLQGIIGHMDLNDVYKKVHLLIRNFYDGKNSENPQKQGIKQASGTEEQKFFEELLKCKSLQNQLAEETKNESQKPNLKHKETKLFIKTVIEINENRKFNKENDSQNKDIIGLIKLIYNGKSIKFQKMDDEEAFPVNQKSPNEKYKTSKKHSEFQMHNNEDIAESTTVQTMDENFMSNPAFHKIIESYLKQYPMGNPSQRDVDKKATANRLKRQIKIHYVDKASTHKPKPAHDKIKKVDEELYIEIETHFDGKGSKGEKKKKMVRNLIDKIQKAINEDSNHEKKASFKHIKVKKRNQDPIKPKHDNFFSKIVPSLLNIDRREVDPIGKILPHVDDILDYRGDNWKRKNFGPAFLTSSKSVNSAEMGELVIHYDSMLNDDIPKRIQKPITIEQDNLKADNTNNVTFYLKDIDGSGFSVGFNQYVDEPPDADSLKLFNGLENLIKEYHKSYDTEDVNIMDKVGNFVEEQQYPKREQESIKNSHEIIRRSVNMDKNSNYKSLFKRLIIPFSFRKNLIGSTKSYKVLTKDQNTKSNYRIYPRNINLISKPIRIKDLSIAVNNNYYNYLNPNKQIDRTLNRQKRSVSVQKISNIKTKIKLNKFLNTKTMMKKRLFLNNKRNKREVNKIRIIARERSSRPEKRSNENVYLLSPENADLNRKSAIKDTEIPDTMADEEVQNSDLLPLSDFLDINYPNQPVSPLEDGRNLEQAVLMSKYPHIFFEEVPKSKEYSSEEKPQIQPYRIQARTRNVQPKVNSNAFGNLPDNVQIPGVEDIVNAILPHSKSNFKITVKISPKNISNDLHSGFKEIHTSVNKSYDKNGLRYFSTLNVSQISKIENLNDSTHVKNESNTSRKFMPEIVINKEETERDNQMKLLFEQHKKRIDEQLDNLKRERVYLENLLDNKKDFSPSPFFDAKDNLYRQDYVTELTHKTEPITTTIKTTTTKTTTSSPLTTTHAITTSKPIQDQEKELLITTIKHNKDTFLNKLSKHLENTEKTTEIDTNKSNKDTMDWKNFAPNNQLFRQVSEFHNSTHTIPYIYTFQPVDENPSLNTVYDTHIKTNKLDIPKPMKAVHNFIRQNQSRFFIDELENINPDVSATIKINTTHALT, from the exons atgtCTCGTTTCGACTATGacactattttttatagagTTTTCTGTGCTACCATCTTGGGTATTGCTTTTACGTTTACAGTTATTTTAACTAATGTTTTCATTGATATAGATGGATTGTTATCTAAAAAAGATG ataacAGTCCACACTCCACACCAAATATCTTGGAAGATAAACCAAtggaaagtaataaaaatgaaatcgaatattataatgaagaaCAAAATTATGTGGATGATTCTGATTCCTACAGGGCTAAACGTTCTATAG AGCCAAACGATTTCGTATTCCAAGTAAAAAATCCAAACATGAAGaagattttaacaaaaaaattagcaaCACTGCTCGAAGAAATGGATCAAGAAGAAACAGCGAAAGGTGCTGTGAAACCAGATGAAAAAGAAACTAGAAGGAAAAAAGAATTAGACGAAGCAGGGAACGATAATATGTTACATTTAGCAATGCATAACATTTTGTTACAAGGTATAATTGGTCATATGGACTTAAACGATGTGTATAAAAAGGTTCATTTGCTGATCAGAAACTTTTATGATGGCAAAAATTCtg aaaACCCTCAAAAGCAAGGAATAAAACAAGCATCTGGTACAGAAGAACAAAAATTCTTCGAAGAActgttaaaatgtaaatcattACAAAACCAATTAGCTGAAGAGACGAAGAATGAGAGTCAAAAACCTAATTTAAAGCATAAAg aaacTAAGCTCTTCATAAAAACAgtcattgaaataaatgaaaatagaaaattcaATAAGGAAAACGATTC ACAAAACAAAGATATAATTGgacttattaaattaatatacaatggtaaatctattaaatttcaaaagaTGGATGATGAAGAAGCGTTCCCAGTTAATCAAAAATCACcaaatgaaaaatacaaaacttcCAAAAAACATTCAGAATTTCAAATGCATAATAATGAAGACATTGCAGAAAGTACTACTGTACAAACaatggatgaaaattttatgtcAAACCCTGCATTCCATAAAATTATCGAGTCGTATTTGAAACAATATCCTATGGGTAATCCGTCACAAAGAGATGTTGATAAAAAAGCAACTGCCAATCGTTTAAAAaggcaaataaaaatacactaCGTTGATAAAGCTTCAACACATAAACCTAAGCCAGCtcatgataaaattaaaaaagtcgaCGAAGAATTGTACATTGAAATAGAAACGCATTTCGATGGAAAGGGCAGTAAAGgcgaaaagaagaaaaaaatggtTCGTAACCTCATTGACAAAATACAAAAGGCTATCAATGAAGATAGTAATCATGAGAAAAAAGCAAGTTTCAAacatattaaagttaaaaaacgAAATCAAGATCCTATCAAGCCCAAACATGATAATTTCTTTAGCAAAATAGTGCCTTCTCTTCTTAATATTGATCGCAGAGAAGTGGATCCTATTGGCAAAATATTACCACATGTGGATGATATTTTAGACTATCGTGGTGATAACTGGAAACGTAAGAACTTTGGTCCTGCCTTTTTGACGTCCTCAAAATCAGTGAATTCTGCTGAAATGGGCGAACTAGTTATTCATTATGATAGTATGTTGAATGATGACATCCCCAAACGAATACAAAAACCAATAACTATCGAACAAGATAATCTCAAAGCAGATAATACTAAtaatgttacattttatttgaaagacaTAGATGGATCTGGATTTTCAGTAGGTTTCAATCAATATGTTGATGAACCACCAGATGCTGATAGTCTTAAATTGTTTAATGGTCTAGAAAATCTTATAAAGGAATATCATAAAAGCTATGACACTGAAGACGTTAATATTATGGATAAAGTTGGTAATTTTGTAGAAGAACAACAATATCCTAAAAGAGAGCAAGAAAGCATAAAAAATAGTCATGAAATAATCAGGCGATCAGTAAATATGGATAAAAATTCAAActataaatcattatttaaacgATTGATTATTCCTTTTTCTTTTCGTAAAAACTTAATCGGTAGTACGAAGTCTTATAAGGTTTTAACAAAAGATCAAAACACAAAAAGTAACTATCGGATATATCCTCGTAATATTAATCTAATATCAAAACCAATTCGAATCAAAGATTTATCGATCGCAGTTAACAACaactattacaattatttaaacccaaataaacaaatagatcGTACATTGAACAGACAAAAACGTTCTGTATCGGTACAAAAGATTTCAAACATCAAaacaaagataaaattaaataaatttctcaACACTAAAACAATGATGAAAAAGCGattgtttttgaataataagaGGAATAAGAGggaggtaaataaaataagaattatagCTAGAGAACGTTCATCTCGACCCGAAAAAAGATCAaatgaaaatgtatatttattatcccCAGAAAATGCAGATTTGAATAGAAAATCTGCTATAAAAGACACAGAAATACCTGACACTATGGCAGATGAAGAAGTACAAAATAGTGATTTATTACCTCTGTCAGATTTTCTAGATATAAACTATCCTAATCAACCAGTTTCACCTCTAGAAGATGGCCGTAATTTAGAACAAGCTGTACTCATGTCAAAATACCCGCATATATTTTTCGAAGAGGTTCCCAAATCTAAAGAATATTCCTCCGAAGAAAAACCACAAATTCAACCGTATAGAATACAAGCAAGAACTCGTAATGTACAACCAAAAGTCAACTCTAATGCATTTGGAAACTTACCAGATAATGTTCAAATACCTGGCGTTGAAGATATAGTTAATGCAATACTACCTCACTCAAAATCTAACTTTAAAATCACTGTTAAAATATCCCCCAAAAACATTTCTAACGATTTACATTCaggttttaaagaaatacacACTAGTGTTAACAAAAGTTATGATAAAAACGGTCTTAGATATTTTTCAACACTAAATGTATcacaaatatcaaaaatagAGAATCTCAATGATAGTACACatgttaaaaatgaatcgaataCAAGTCGAAAGTTTATGCCtgaaatagtaataaataaagaagaaacaGAAAGAGATAATCAAATGAAACTACTTTTTGAACAACATAAGAAAAGAATTGATGAACAGTTGGACAATTTAAAAAGGGAACGAGTATATTTAGAAAACTTATTGGATAACAAAAAGGACTTTAGTCCGAGCCCTTTCTTCGATGCCAAAGACAATTTGTACAGACAAGATTATGTCACCGAATTAACCCATAAAACTGAACCTATAACAACTACtattaaaacaacaacaacgaaAACTACAACAagttctccattaacaacaacACATGCTATAACTACATCAAAACCAATTCAAGACCAAGAAAAGGAATTACTTATAACAACTATAAAACACAATAAGGATACt tttctaaacaaattatcaaaacacTTAGAAAATACGGAGAAAACAACAGAAATAGATacaaataaatctaataaagATACTATGGATTGGAAGAACTTTGCACCGAATAATCAGCTTTTTCGACAAGTATCCGAATTTCATAACAGTACCCATACTATTCCCTATATTTATACCTTCCAACCAGTTGATGAAAATCCTTCATTAAATACAGTCTACGACACtcatattaaaacaaataaattggaTATTCCAAAACCAATGAAAGCagttcataattttataagacaAAACCAATCGAGGTTTTTTATTGATGAATTGGAGAACATAAACCCTGATGTTTCAGctactattaaaattaatacaacCCATGCGTTAACATAA
- the LOC123704262 gene encoding midasin-like produces MLDLCLYVIVLYRIYTCSDKMYYFKFVFVLLLFEPHSIFTHTIPKPEASNDTDVFEVKPLPDNGLQIIDNNAKKPSLFEIIYYHIIRKPFEQEVHPIEPVEDKKDENKKSVENDSEEKPASAEDAKKTDKDGEDKKNDKSDYDDEDQSAHDRRKREINDENIPAAPTLPDLNLNELPSDVRKIYENSPDFAKFFGGSDENNDSAPKENENEISAKKSNHLPQNQIYTNNPEKELIPEKETVYENKPKEGFKDRAMDMFDEIPSVNRHKGKTYGMDLTGNHGTVWNDLSETPVGIDSNQGPNSVSIDSNENKLNKDNQGNIWSGSNEVQPVSNEKIILTPVTDDGVEIPPAPKIVEQRPDEEEPADSAITSVIVAKPAVKSTEEENVPIHHTNVIVQQPVIIVPSNLDNVIKNSNEDDNTKPLVNNANSEEPLDDFKDKAIAMFNKMPNDFANKEEKPKTYGMDLKGNKGVVWNDLDETPVGSDDVGVPSVNTYKPQETEENNKPSKNIIYEYPKESDSAIPVVTKEVTQRPVVVYVDKVPESKKPVEIDSVEEPSQPVIIAPKPEPINYVVEKPEPDYNSYENTIDEPKNNEPDSNVLKQSFDNLLKQIPPFKPLRPQAVYKPKVENRPSFVKPAPNNNGY; encoded by the exons atgctgGATTTGTGTTTGTATGTCATAGTGCTCTATCGCATCTACACTTGTAGTGACaagatgtattattttaag tttgtATTCGTCCTCTTGCTGTTTGAGCCTCATTCCATATTCACTCATACGATTCCTAAACCAGAG GCCTCCAATGACACCGATGTGTTTGAGGTTAAACCTCTCCCAGATAATGGATTACAGATAATAGATAACAATGCAAAGAAACCGTCTTTATTTGAGATTATCTATTACCATATTATAAGGAAACCGTTCGAACAG GAAGTGCACCCTATCGAACCTGTAGAAGACAAAAAAGACGAAAATAAGAAATCAGTAGAAAATGATTCGGAAGAAAAGCCAGCAAGTGCTGAAGATGCTAAAAAGACTGATAAAGATGGTGAAGAcaagaaaaatgataaatctGATTATGATGATGAg gaTCAGTCTGCACATGACAGGAGAAAGAGAGAAATAAACGACGAG aataTTCCAGCAGCGCCAACTCTACCCgatcttaatttaaatgaattaccAAGCGACGTTCGAAAAATCTATGAAAACTCCCcg GATTTTGCCAAATTCTTCGGTGGTAGTGATGAAAATAACGATTCTGCTCCCAAAGAAAATGAAAac GAAATCTCCGCAAAAAAGAGTAACCACTTACCGCAAAACCAAATCTACACGAACAATCCTGAAAAAGAATTAATACCTGAAAAGGAAACagtatatgaaaataaacctAAAGAAGGTTTTAAAGACAGAGCAATGGATATGTTCGATGAAATTCCAAGTGTTAACAGGCATAAGGGTAAAACTTATGGTATGGATTTAACAGGAAACCATGGAACTGTTTGGAAC gACTTAAGTGAAACCCCAGTTGGCATCGATTCCAATCAAGGACCTAATTCTGTATCAATCGATTCCAATGAAAACAAACTTAACAAAGACAATCAAGGCAATATTTGGAGTGGTAGTAACGAAGTGCAACCTGTATCTAACGAGAAGATTATTCTTACTCCTGTGACTGATGACGGAGTG gAAATACCGCCAGCGCCTAAGATTGTGGAACAAAGACCTGATGAGGAAGAACCTGCCGATAGTGCTATCACTAGTGTCATAGTAGCAAAACCAGCTGTAAAATCTACTGAAGAAgaaaatgtacctatacaTCATACCAATGTCATAGTACAACAACCTGTTATAATTGTACCTTCTAATCTCgacaatgttataaaaaatagcaatGAAGATGATAATACTAAACCTTTGGTTAATAATGCAAATAGTGAAGAACCTCTGGacgattttaaagataaaGCAATCGCCATGTttaacaaaatgccaaacgaTTTTGCAAATAAAGAGGAAAAGCCAAAAACGTATGGAATGGATTTAAAAGGAAATAAGGGAGTTGTATGGAAT gATTTGGACGAAACCCCCGTGGGAAGTGATGATGTAGGAGTACCGAGCGTTAACACATATAAACCTCAAGAAActgaagaaaataataaaccttcaaaaaatatcatatatgAGTATCCTAAGGAGAGCGATAGTGCAATACCCGTAGTAACAAAAGAG GTGACACAGCGTCCCGTGGTAGTTTACGTAGACAAAGTGCCAGAAAGTAAAAAACCCGTTGAAATTGATTCCGTTGAAGAACCTTCTCAACCAGTCATAATCGCACCGAAACCAGAACCAATTAATTACGTCGTGGAAAAACCTGAGCCAGATTATAACAGCTATGAAAACACAATTGATGAACCCAAAAACAACGAACCAGACAGTAATGTTCTGAAACAATCATTTGATAATCTCCTTAAGCAGATTCCACCTTTTAAACCGTTAAGACCACAGGCAGTTTATAAACCAAAAGTTGAAAATCGTCCTTCTTTTGTTAAACCAGCtccaaataataat GGCTACTAG
- the LOC123704458 gene encoding uncharacterized protein DDB_G0290685-like → MYDEDKLRKSFANLNNQLNNMQSKSKPVQELPGTYGMNLHNDKGYMWNDLNPPQDTVVNVGEGEHKNKPAHEGNYVVPESTEATEPTSQSAEPNSSAESQSNEQPSSSNEQPSSSYEQPSSSNEQPDSSNEQPSSSKEQQSSSNEQPSSSNEEPSSSNEQPSSSNEEPSSSNEQPSSSNEQPSSSNEQPSSSNEEPSSSNEQPSSSNEQPSSSNEQPSSSNEQPSSSNEEPSSSNEQPSSSNEQPSSSNEQPSSSNEQPSSSNEEPSSSNEQLSSSNEQTSSSNEQPSSSNEESSSSNKQPSEAHKKPSPSHNRHKPSHPHKRPSHTHEATKKPATEKPKEEPSNKSKPKRNTEKNYKKDKNSPAEKSSEPKANKNTSSNSKRKQKSNKPAHKSPASSNEDKEKPLESNGPSNNNNTSVNVHAGTIYGNTVGKDHIKNVFNFYNGHGTNGNEGASNNKPANDNSNGDENKKADNSKEEKPSSEESNKKDNDSNEKMKPKSKSLPTDDNSSDENSDENDKKASKESKAPHRSESSPENERDDENNSSPDENSTESNEKPNKKSKPENKASADKKREPKEKKNDSIDNNSSNDSSAEASNESKKKPETNPESKEKPRSEHKKDKAEKPESNTEPSSEESNKKDNDSNEKMKPKSKSLPTDDNSMDENNKKPSKESKAPHKSESSPENERDDENKSSPDENSTESNEKPNKKSKPENKASADKKREPKEKKNDSVNNNSSNESSAEASNESNKKPETKPDSKENPRSENKKDKAEKPESNTEPSKEKEPKSDKSEADEKKPNEKPNKKSKPENKASTDKKREPKEKKHESVDNNSSNESSAEASNESIKKPETKSDSKEKPRSENKKDKAEKPESNTEPSKEKEPKSDKSEADKKKPNEKPNKKSKPENKASADKKREPEEKKNDSVDNNSSNESSAEASKESNKKPETKSDSKEKPRSENKKDKAKKPESNTESSKEKEPKSDKSQADKKKPEAQKEKPKESSDSKKAAEPKKSKPTEEKKPSKPEESKSANGKKPSKSKESKPDNKPSKSKELKPATEKKPSKSTESKPATEKKPSKSKELKPATEKKPSISKESKPATEKKPSESKESKPATEKKPSESKESKPATEKKPSKSKEIKPATEKKPSKSEESKPATEKKPSESKESKPATEKKPSKSKKLKPATEKKPSKSKESKPATEKKPSESKESKPATEKKPSKSKELKPATEKKPSKSKESKPATEKKPSESKESKPATEKKPSKSEDEKKSP, encoded by the exons ATGTATGATGAAGACAAGCTTAGGAAATCGTTTGCGAATCTTAATAATCAGTTAAATAATATGCAGTCGAAATCTAAGCCCGTCCAGGAACTACCAGGAACATATGGAATGAATCTACATAACGATAAAGGATACATGTGGAAT gactTGAATCCGCCACAAGATACAGTTGTTAATGTTGGTGAAGGTGAACATAAG aataaacCAGCACACGAAGGTAATTACGTGGTACCGGAATCTACTGAAGCAACCGAGCCAACATCACAGTCAGCCGAACCCAACAGTTCTGCAGAATCTCAATCAAACGAGCAACCATCTTCATCAAATGAGCAACCATCTTCGTCTTATGAACAACCATCTTCGTCAAATGAACAACCAGATTCATCAAATGAACAACCTTCTTCATCAAAGGAACAACAATCTTCGTCAAATGAGCAACCCTCATCATCAAATGAAGAACCATCTTCATCAAATGAGCAACCCTCATCATCAAATGAAGAACCATCTTCATCAAATGAGCAACCGTCTTCGTCAAATGAACAACCATCTTCGTCAAACGAGCAACCCTCATCATCAAATGAAGAACCATCTTCATCAAATGAGCAACCGTCTTCGTCAAATGAGCAACCCTCATCATCAAATGAACAACCATCTTCGTCAAATGAGCAACCCTCATCATCAAATGAAGAACCATCTTCGTCAAATGAACAACCATCTTCGTCAAATGAGCAACCCTCATCATCAAATGAACAACCATCTTCGTCAAATGAGCAACCCTCATCATCAAATGAAGAACCATCTTCATCAAATGAGCAACTGTCTTCGTCAAATGAACAAACATCTTCGTCAAATGAGCAACCCTCATCATCAAATGAAGAATCATCTTCATCAAATAAGCAACCATCTGAAGCGCATAAAAAACCATCTCCGTCACATAACCGCCATAAACCATCTCACCCGCATAAGAGACCATCGCACACACATGAAGCGACTAAGAAACCTGCTACAGAGAAACCGAAAGAGGAACCTTCAAACAAATCAAAACCAAAAAGGAACACtgagaaaaattacaaaaaagacaaaaacaGTCCAGCTGAAAAATCAAGCGAACCGAAggctaataaaaatacttccaGTAATTCAAAACGCAAACAGAAGAGCAACAAACCTGCACATAAGTCCCCTGCAAGTAGTAATGAAGATAAGGAAAAACCTTTGGAATCAAATGGtccatcaaataataataacacctCAGTTAATGTACACGCTGGCACAATCTACGGAAACACAGTGGGCAAGgatcatattaaaaatgtatttaatttctataatgGCCATGGTACTAATGGAAATGAAGGTGCAAGTAATAATAAACCCGCAAACGATAATTCAAACGgcgatgaaaataaaaaagcagaTAATTCAAAAGAGGAGAAACCATCTAGTGaagaatcaaataaaaaagacaacgattctaatgaaaaaatgaagCCAAAATCAAAATCTTTACCTACTGATGACAATTCATCGGATGAAAATTCTGATGAAAATGATAAGAAAGCAAGCAAGGAATCCAAAGCTCCACACAGAAGTGAATCAAGTCCAGAAAATGAAAGAGACGACGAGAACAATAGTTCACCAGATGAAAATTCTACAGAATCGAATGAAAAACCAAACAAAAAATCCAAACCTGAAAATAAGGCATCAGCCGATAAAAAAAGAGAAccaaaagaaaagaaaaacgatagtatagataataattcatCTAATGATTCATCTGCTGAAGCTAGTAACGAATCTAAAAAGAAACCTGAAACAAATCCCGAAAGCAAAGAAAAACCAAGATCTGAACATAAAAAAGACAAAGCAGAAAAACCTGAATCAAATACTGAACCATCTAGTGaagaatctaataaaaaagacaacgattctaatgaaaaaatgaagCCAAAATCAAAATCTTTACCTACTGATGACAATTCAATggatgaaaataataagaaaccaaGCAAAGAATCCAAAGCTCCACACAAAAGTGAATCAAGTCCAGAAAATGAAAGAGATGACGAGAACAAAAGTTCACCAGATGAAAATTCTACAGAATCGAATGAAAAACCAAACAAAAAATCCAAACCTGAAAATAAGGCATCAGCCGATAAAAAAAGAGAAccaaaagaaaagaaaaacgatagtgtaaataataattcatctaATGAATCATCTGCTGAAGCTAGTAACGAATCTAATAAGAAACCTGAAACAAAGCCCGATAGCAAAGAAAATCCAagatctgaaaataaaaaagacaaagCAGAAAAACCTGAATCGAATACTGAACCAAGTAAAGAAAAAGAGCCTAAAAGTGACAAGTCAGAAGCTGACGAGAAAAAACCTAATgaaaaaccaaataaaaaatccAAACCTGAAAATAAAGCATCAACCGATAAAAAAAGAGAACCAAAAGAAAAGAAACACGAAagtgtagataataattcatCTAATGAATCATCTGCTGAAGCTAGTAACGAATCTATTAAGAAACCTGAAACAAAGTCTGATAGCAAAGAAAAACCAagatctgaaaataaaaaagacaaagCAGAAAAACCTGAATCGAATACTGAACCAAGTAAAGAAAAAGAGCCTAAAAGTGACAAGTCAGAAGCTGACAAGAAAAAACCTAATgaaaaaccaaataaaaaatccAAACCTGAAAATAAGGCATCAGCCGATAAGAAAAGAGAACCAGaagaaaagaaaaacgatagtgtagataataattcatCTAATGAATCATCTGCTGAAGCTAGTAAAGAATCTAATAAGAAACCTGAAACAAAGTCCGATAGCAAAGAAAAACCAagatctgaaaataaaaaagacaaagCAAAAAAACCTGAATCGAATACTGAATCAAGTAAAGAAAAAGAGCCTAAAAGTGACAAGTCACAAGCTGACAAGAAAAAACCTGAAGCGCAGAAAGAAAAGCCGAAAGAATCTTCAGACTCTAAGAAAGCGGCTGAACCTAAAAAATCTAAACCGACTGAAGAAAAAAAGCCTTCGAAACCTGAAGAATCAAAATCTGCTAATGGAAAAAAACCTTCAAAATCTAAAGAATCAAAACCAGACAATAAACCATCCAAATCTAAAGAATTGAAACCCGCTACAGAAAAGAAACCTTCAAAATCTACAGAATCGAAACCCGCTACAGAAAAGAAACCATCCAAATCTAAAGAATTAAAACCCGCTACGGAAAAGAAACCTTCAATATCTAAAGAATCGAAACCCGCTACAGAAAAGAAACCATCCGAATCGAAAGAATCGAAACCCGCTACAGAAAAGAAACCATCCGAATCTAAAGAATCGAAACCCGCCACAGAAAAGAAACCATCCAAatctaaagaaataaaaccCGCTACAGAAAAGAAACCTTCAAAATCTGAAGAATCGAAACCCGCTACAGAAAAGAAACCATCCGAATCTAAAGAATCGAAACCCGCTACAGAAAAGAAACCAtccaaatctaaaaaattaaaacccgCTACAGAAAAGAAACCTTCCAAATCTAAAGAATCGAAACCCGCTACAGAAAAGAAACCATCCGAATCTAAAGAATCGAAACCCGCTACAGAAAAGAAACCATCCAAATCTAAAGAATTAAAACCCGCTACAGAAAAGAAACCTTCAAAATCTAAAGAATCGAAACCCGCTACAGAAAAGAAACCATCCGAATCTAAAGAATCGAAACCCGCTACAGAAAAGAAACCTTCAAAATCTGAAGACGAAAAGAAATCTCCATAA